One genomic window of Micropterus dolomieu isolate WLL.071019.BEF.003 ecotype Adirondacks linkage group LG06, ASM2129224v1, whole genome shotgun sequence includes the following:
- the nedd8l gene encoding NEDD8 ubiquitin like modifier, like yields MLIKVKTLTGKEIEIDIEPTDKVERIKERVEEKEGIPPQQQRLIYSGKQMNDEKTAADYKIQGGSVLHLVLALRGGSTLHRPCIDLSSSS; encoded by the exons ATGCTGATCAAAGTAAAG ACTCTCACTGGAAAAGAAATAGAGATCGACATCGAGCCCACAGACAAG GTGGAGCGAATTAAAGAAAGGGTTGAAGAGAAGGAAGGGATCCCCCCACAGCAACAAAGACTCATCTACAGTGGAAAACAGAT GAATGATGAGAAGACAGCTGCAGACTACAAGATCCAGGGAGGTTCAGTGCTCCATCTTGTGTTGGCGCTAAGAGGTGGCTCAACGCTCCACAGGCCCTGCATAGacctctcctcctcatcatgA
- the ap1g2 gene encoding AP-1 complex subunit gamma-like 2 produces the protein MSPSVPLQEMIRAIRSARTQCEERGVIQRECAAIRAQFRQSDNGGRSHNLAKLLYVHMLGYPAHFGQMECVRMIASPRYSEKRVGYLGAMMLLDEKQDASLLITNSIKNDLSHSNQYVQSLALCTLACMGSAEMCRDLAPEIDRLLRASNSYIKKKAALCAVHIVRKVQELGELFAPAARSLLAEKNHGVLHGAVVLITELCERNRETLERFRKTVPDLVQIMKGLVISGYSPEHDVAGISDPFLQVRILRLLRILGHSNEAASDAMNDLLAQVATNTDSTKTVGNAVLYETVLTVLDIKSESGLRVLAVNILGRFLLNNDRNIRYIAMISLQKIVGTDHNAVQRHRGTIVDCLKDQDASVKRRALDLSLALVSASNIRSMMKELLLFLSSCPPELRAQAASGIFNAAERYAPSQRWHIDTILHVLTTAGGDVRDETVPNLIQLITNASELHCYTVHKLYRALLADISQQSLVQVACWCIGEYGDLLLRGECQETEPVQVTEDDVLDALETVLQSHMSSPATRGFALTATMKLSTRITDNVDRIRSIVSIYGSCLDVELQQRAVEYNALLKKYDYMRAAVLERMPVIEKNSPGHTNGESTGEAIKEIKSAKVKQGEPVLPQQPANQVCDLLDLLGGSEETLQPRPAVGGTFPGLPMSTASPAGGDLLDLLGVLEPAPLAPAPTVPVYEKEGVTLTLSCEKQSDSGLTVTLTASNSTESDISSFTLQAAVPKSVQLHMKAPSGDFLPARGTAKVTQMVVLNNPNKVNLKMRVRISYTSQGSAFQDTVQIDSFPGLSAGGH, from the exons atgtcTCCATCAGTACCCCTGCAGGAGATGATCCGGGCCATCAGGTCAGCACGGACGCAGTGTGAGGAGCGGGGTGTCATCCAGAGGGAGTGCGCAGCCATCCGGGCACAGTTCCGACAATCCGACAATGGGGGGCGATCGCACAATCTGGCCAAGCTGCTCTACGTGCACATGCTGGGCTACCCCGCTCACTTTGGTCAG ATGGAGTGTGTACGCATGATAGCCAGCCCTCGCTACAGCGAGAAGCGTGTGGGATATCTGGGAGCTATGATGCTACTGGATGAGAAGCAGGATGCCAGCTTGCTCATTACCAACTCTATTAAGAA TGACCTTTCTCACAGTAACCAGTATGTGCAGTCTCTGGCTCTGTGCACGCTGGCCTGTATGGGTTCAGCTGAGATGTGCAGAGATCTGGCACCAGAGATTGACAGGCTGCTCCGAGCCTCCAACTCTTACATAAAGAAGAAG GCTGCTCTGTGTGCTGTTCACATTGTGAGAAAAGTCCAGGAACTGGGGGAGCTTTTTGCCCCGGCAGCCCGGTCCCTCCTTGCTGAGAAGAACCACG GTGTGTTACATGGTGCTGTGGTGCTCATCACTGAGCTGTGTGAGCGGAATCGAGAGACATTAGAGCGGTTCAGAAAA acagTTCCAGATCTGGTTCAGATCATGAAAGGGCTGGTCATTTCGGGTTATTCTCCAGAGCACGACGTGGCGGGCATTAGTGATCCCTTTCTACAG GTACGCATCTTGAGGTTGTTGAGGATTCTTGGTCACAGCAACGAGGCAGCCAGTGACGCTATGAACGACCTACTAGCTCAG GTGGCGACCAACACTGACAGCACTAAGACTGTGGGCAACGCTGTGCTGTACGAGACTGTTCTCACTGTGCTAGACATCAAGTCGGAGAGCGGCCTCAGG GTTCTGGCTGTGAATATTCTGGGAAGATTTCTCTTGAACAACGACAGAAACATTCG GTACATTGCCATGATTTCTCTTCAAAAGATTGTCGGGACAGACCACAATGCAGTGCAGCGCCACCGGGGAACCATAGTGGACTGCCTGAAGGACCAGGACGCTTCTGTCAAGCG CCGTGCACTGGATCTGTCCTTGGCGCTGGTGTCAGCCTCCAACATCCGCTCTATGATGAAGGagctgctcctcttcctctcctcctgccCACCTGAGCTCAGGGCTCAAGCTGCCAGCGGCATATTCAACGCTGCCGAGAG gtATGCGCCCTCCCAGCGCTGGCACATTGACACCATCCTGCATGTCCTCACCACG GCAGGGGGCGATGTGAGAGACGAAACAGTGCCCAACTTGATCCAGCTTATCACCAACGCCTCAGAGCTGCACTGCTACACCGTCCACAAGCTCTACCGGGCCCTGCTCGCTGACAtctctcag CAATCCCTGGTGCAGGTGGCATGCTGGTGTATAGGAGAATATGGAGATCTGCTGCTGAGAGGAGAGTGTCAGGAGACTGAGCCTGTTCAG GTCACGGAGGATGACGTTCTGGATGCTTTGGAAACTGTTCTGCAGTCCCACATGTCATCTCCGGCAACCAGAGGCTTTGCTCTCACCGCCACCATGAAACTGAGCACACGCATCACTGATAACGTGGA TCGGATCAGAAGCATCGTCAGCATCTATGGCAGCTGTTTAGATGTGGAGCTTCAGCAGAGGGCAGTTGAATACAATGCTCTGTTAAAGAAATATGACTACATGAG GGCAGCGGTACTGGAGAGGATGCCTGTGATTGAAAAGAACTCCCCAGGTCATACCAACGGAGAGTCGACAGGGGAGGCCATCAAGGAAATCAAATCAGCTAAAGTCAAGCAGGGAGAGCCAGTGCTGCCCCAGCAACCTGCTAACCAG GTGTGTGATCTCTTGGACCTGCTGGGAGGCTCTGAGGAGACTCTGCAGCCCAGGCCGGCAGTAGGAGGTACATTCCCAGGCCTGCCCATGAGCACAGCCAGCCCTGCTGGAGGAGACCTCCTGGATCTGTTGGGAGTGTTAGAGCCTGCACCCCTTGCACCAG CTCCCACAGTGCCGGTGTATGAGAAAGAGGGTGTGACTTTGACACTGAGTTGTGAGAAACAGTCAGACTCAGGCCTGACAGTCACACTAACAGCCTCCAATTCCACTGAGTCAGACATCAGCAGCTTCACCCTGCAGGCTGCGGTGCCCAAG AGTGTCCAGTTACACATGAAGGCCCCCAGTGGGGACTTTCTTCCTGCCCGAGGCACAGCTAAGGTGACCCAGATGGTAGTTCTCAACAACCCAAACAAG GTGAACTTGAAGATGAGGGTCCGCATATCTTACACCAGCCAAGGATCAGCCTTTCAGGATACAGTCCAGATTGACTCCTTCCCTGGACTCAGCGCTGGCGGCCACTGA
- the slc7a8b gene encoding large neutral amino acids transporter small subunit 2 isoform X2, translated as MSGSFQVVFKSPQLPKRLRRRRCPSLLNHVRGGHAGKGFRMTEGPRKRSGSGASQSEPPDSKSEVGKDAGGSSGVALKKQIGLGSACGIIIGNIIGSGIFVSPKGVLENASSVGVAIIVWVTTGIITAIGALCYAELGVTIPKSGGDYSYVKDIFGGLAGFLRLWIAVLVIYPTNQAVIALTFSNYILQPLFPSCLPPENGLRLMAAVCLLLLTWVNCHSVRWATCVQDVFTAGKLLALGLIIIMGVVQICKGHYYWLEPAHSFETFQDYDVGLIALSFLQGSFAYGGWNFLNYVTEELVDPYRNLPRAIFISIPVVTFVYVFANVAYITAMSPQELLASNAVAVTFGEKLLGVMSWIMPISVALSTFGGVNGSLFTSSRLFFAGAREGHLPRLLAMIHVTRCTPIPALAFTLISTLLMLFTSDIYTLINYVGFINYLFYGVTVAGQIVLRVKEPDMYRPIKVSLVWPVIYLLFWAFLLVFSLYSEPVVCGIGLAIMMTGVPVYFLGVYWENKPQCFDIVIGKMTHMCQKLCLVVYPVFEENLEPNGPQKKDGDGEDGKSSLMAN; from the exons ATGAGTGGGAGCTTTCAGGTAGTTTTCAAGTCACCGCAGCTGCCGAAGAG gCTGAGAAGGAGGCGCTGTCCCAGTCTCCTGAACCACGTAAGAGGGGGACACGCTGGGAAGGGCTTCAGGATGACCGAGGGTCCGAGGAAGCGCAGCGGAAGCGGGGCCAGTCAGTCAGAGCCCCCAGACTCCAAGTCGGAAGTGGGGAAGGATGCAGGAGGAAGCTCCGGGGTGGCTTTGAAAAAGCAGATTGGCCTAGGCAGCGCATGTGGCATCATAATCG GCAACATCATCGGATCAGGGATTTTTGTGAGTCCTAAGGGGGTCCTGGAGAACGCTAGCTCAGTGGGTGTGGCCATCATTGTGTGGGTTACCACTGGAATTATCACAGCCATTGGTGCTCTCTGCTATGCTGAGTTGGGCGTGACCATCCCCAAGTCAGGGGGAGACTACTCCTATGTCAAAGATATCTTTGGAGGACTGGCTGG CTTTCTGCGTCTGTGGATTGCGGTGTTGGTCATCTACCCCACTAACCAGGCTGTGATTGCTCTCACCTTCTCAAACTACATCTTGCAGCCCCTCTTCCCCTCCTGCCTCCCCCCAGAGAATGGCCTACGCCTGATGGCCGCTGTCTGCCTGC TGTTGCTGACGTGGGTGAACTGCCATAGTGTGCGCTGGGCCACATGTGTCCAAGATGTCTTCACCGCTGGCAAGCTTTTGGCCTTGGGCCTCATCATAATCATGGGTGTCGTCCAAATATGCAAAG GTCACTATTACTGGTTGGAGCCAGCACACTCCTTTGAGACCTTCCAAGACTATGATGTTGGTCTGATAGCTCTGTCCTTCCTACAAGGCTCCTTTGCTTACGGAGGCTGGAACTTCCTCAACTATGTCACAGAGGAGTTGGTTGACCCATACAG GAATCTACCACGCGCAATCTTCATCTCTATCCCTGTGGTCAcctttgtttatgtgtttgccAATGTGGCCTACATCACAGCCATGAGCCCACAGGAGCTGCTGGCCTCAAATGCAGTGGCAGTG ACATTTGGAGAGAAATTGCTAGGAGTAATGTCATGGATCATGCCTATCTCTGTGGCGCTCTCCACCTTCGGGGGGGTCAATGGCTCCCTCTTCACGTCATCGCG GCTGTTTTTCGCCGGAGCGAGGGAAGGCCATCTCCCACGTCTGTTGGCCATGATTCACGTCACACGCTGCACTCCTATCCCAGCCTTAGCGTTCACT TTGATCTCCACTCTGCTGATGTTGTTCACCAGTGACATTTACACCCTCATAAACTACGTGGGATTCATCAACTACCTCTTCTATGGCGTCACTGTTGCCGGGCAGATTGTGCTGCGCGTCAAAGAGCCCGACATGTATCGGCCCATCAAG GTGAGCCTGGTATGGCCAGTGATCTACCTGCTGTTCTGGGCCTTCCTGCTGGTCTTTTCCCTCTACTCTGAGCCAGTGGTCTGCGGTATTGGCCTGGCCATTATGATGACAGGTGTCCCTGTATATTTCCTGGGAGTCTACTGGGAAAACAAGCCACAGTGTTTTGATATTGTGATTG GTAAAATGACTCATATGTGCCAAAAGCTCTGTTTGGTGGTCTACCCAGTCTTCGAGGAGAACCTGGAACCTAATGGGCCTCAAAAGAAAGATGGAGATGGGGAAGATGGAAAAAGCTCTCTAATGGCTAATTGA
- the slc7a8b gene encoding large neutral amino acids transporter small subunit 2 isoform X1, with translation MSGSFQVVFKSPQLPKSISQKLRRRRCPSLLNHVRGGHAGKGFRMTEGPRKRSGSGASQSEPPDSKSEVGKDAGGSSGVALKKQIGLGSACGIIIGNIIGSGIFVSPKGVLENASSVGVAIIVWVTTGIITAIGALCYAELGVTIPKSGGDYSYVKDIFGGLAGFLRLWIAVLVIYPTNQAVIALTFSNYILQPLFPSCLPPENGLRLMAAVCLLLLTWVNCHSVRWATCVQDVFTAGKLLALGLIIIMGVVQICKGHYYWLEPAHSFETFQDYDVGLIALSFLQGSFAYGGWNFLNYVTEELVDPYRNLPRAIFISIPVVTFVYVFANVAYITAMSPQELLASNAVAVTFGEKLLGVMSWIMPISVALSTFGGVNGSLFTSSRLFFAGAREGHLPRLLAMIHVTRCTPIPALAFTLISTLLMLFTSDIYTLINYVGFINYLFYGVTVAGQIVLRVKEPDMYRPIKVSLVWPVIYLLFWAFLLVFSLYSEPVVCGIGLAIMMTGVPVYFLGVYWENKPQCFDIVIGKMTHMCQKLCLVVYPVFEENLEPNGPQKKDGDGEDGKSSLMAN, from the exons ATGAGTGGGAGCTTTCAGGTAGTTTTCAAGTCACCGCAGCTGCCGAAGAG tatctcacaaaa gCTGAGAAGGAGGCGCTGTCCCAGTCTCCTGAACCACGTAAGAGGGGGACACGCTGGGAAGGGCTTCAGGATGACCGAGGGTCCGAGGAAGCGCAGCGGAAGCGGGGCCAGTCAGTCAGAGCCCCCAGACTCCAAGTCGGAAGTGGGGAAGGATGCAGGAGGAAGCTCCGGGGTGGCTTTGAAAAAGCAGATTGGCCTAGGCAGCGCATGTGGCATCATAATCG GCAACATCATCGGATCAGGGATTTTTGTGAGTCCTAAGGGGGTCCTGGAGAACGCTAGCTCAGTGGGTGTGGCCATCATTGTGTGGGTTACCACTGGAATTATCACAGCCATTGGTGCTCTCTGCTATGCTGAGTTGGGCGTGACCATCCCCAAGTCAGGGGGAGACTACTCCTATGTCAAAGATATCTTTGGAGGACTGGCTGG CTTTCTGCGTCTGTGGATTGCGGTGTTGGTCATCTACCCCACTAACCAGGCTGTGATTGCTCTCACCTTCTCAAACTACATCTTGCAGCCCCTCTTCCCCTCCTGCCTCCCCCCAGAGAATGGCCTACGCCTGATGGCCGCTGTCTGCCTGC TGTTGCTGACGTGGGTGAACTGCCATAGTGTGCGCTGGGCCACATGTGTCCAAGATGTCTTCACCGCTGGCAAGCTTTTGGCCTTGGGCCTCATCATAATCATGGGTGTCGTCCAAATATGCAAAG GTCACTATTACTGGTTGGAGCCAGCACACTCCTTTGAGACCTTCCAAGACTATGATGTTGGTCTGATAGCTCTGTCCTTCCTACAAGGCTCCTTTGCTTACGGAGGCTGGAACTTCCTCAACTATGTCACAGAGGAGTTGGTTGACCCATACAG GAATCTACCACGCGCAATCTTCATCTCTATCCCTGTGGTCAcctttgtttatgtgtttgccAATGTGGCCTACATCACAGCCATGAGCCCACAGGAGCTGCTGGCCTCAAATGCAGTGGCAGTG ACATTTGGAGAGAAATTGCTAGGAGTAATGTCATGGATCATGCCTATCTCTGTGGCGCTCTCCACCTTCGGGGGGGTCAATGGCTCCCTCTTCACGTCATCGCG GCTGTTTTTCGCCGGAGCGAGGGAAGGCCATCTCCCACGTCTGTTGGCCATGATTCACGTCACACGCTGCACTCCTATCCCAGCCTTAGCGTTCACT TTGATCTCCACTCTGCTGATGTTGTTCACCAGTGACATTTACACCCTCATAAACTACGTGGGATTCATCAACTACCTCTTCTATGGCGTCACTGTTGCCGGGCAGATTGTGCTGCGCGTCAAAGAGCCCGACATGTATCGGCCCATCAAG GTGAGCCTGGTATGGCCAGTGATCTACCTGCTGTTCTGGGCCTTCCTGCTGGTCTTTTCCCTCTACTCTGAGCCAGTGGTCTGCGGTATTGGCCTGGCCATTATGATGACAGGTGTCCCTGTATATTTCCTGGGAGTCTACTGGGAAAACAAGCCACAGTGTTTTGATATTGTGATTG GTAAAATGACTCATATGTGCCAAAAGCTCTGTTTGGTGGTCTACCCAGTCTTCGAGGAGAACCTGGAACCTAATGGGCCTCAAAAGAAAGATGGAGATGGGGAAGATGGAAAAAGCTCTCTAATGGCTAATTGA